The Mucilaginibacter yixingensis genome window below encodes:
- a CDS encoding GDSL-type esterase/lipase family protein, translated as MAAGNTNPSISKVKKRWFRLMACLLPFVFLALAEGMLRLTGYGHDTSLFVPYPNDAGKLVMNRYASERYFSDTVNATKGYYEPFEKKKAPGTLRLFVLGESTAAGYPYFHNGSFHRWLQYRLMHALPAQRVEVINLSLTAVNSYTVLDFARQLSALQPDAVLVYVGHNEYYGALGVASTSRIGSNPAMIDLLLNLRRLRLVQLIDNAIYGFKNSGRKSTDARENLMKRMAAKQAIPLNSDDYKAGITQFENNMSALCRLFAKNKVPLFLSTLVSNEKDLYPLTSADNGPLSADKAFEAGNKAYSNGQFDKAKADYQQAKEDDELRFRAPEAMNGIIRKLANSYPNVHLVDVRSTFEQASPHGILGNETLLEHVHPNLYGYALMADAYYQSLKQNHIIQPDAGHEMTFAQLGQQMPVTRVDSLFGAYQVMMLKAGWPFNQPIPANFKRGNSVEEQLAGALSVGNVTWGQANDALFRNSMAKGDKRTALRATEAALLETPDNSQYYIYAARLNFDLGNYAESEFYFTRLYQLDASFQNAQNLFLFDIKSDQPEKALGLLDTLISKNTSQRNFEPYRAMLAGIVTNKNKATNAGNRLAIASAYEQLGEPELASKYRK; from the coding sequence ATGGCGGCGGGCAATACAAATCCTTCTATAAGCAAAGTAAAAAAGAGGTGGTTCAGGCTGATGGCTTGTCTGTTGCCGTTCGTTTTTCTGGCTTTGGCCGAAGGGATGTTGAGGTTGACAGGATATGGGCACGATACCTCGCTATTTGTACCTTACCCTAACGATGCTGGTAAGCTGGTGATGAACCGCTATGCATCTGAGCGTTATTTTTCTGACACAGTAAATGCCACTAAAGGTTATTATGAGCCATTTGAGAAAAAGAAAGCGCCCGGCACCCTGCGCCTGTTTGTTTTAGGTGAATCAACCGCGGCGGGCTATCCTTACTTTCATAATGGTTCGTTCCACCGCTGGCTGCAATACCGGTTAATGCATGCGTTGCCTGCACAACGGGTAGAGGTAATTAACCTGTCGCTCACTGCCGTTAACTCTTACACAGTGCTTGATTTTGCCCGCCAACTATCGGCACTGCAGCCTGACGCTGTGTTGGTTTACGTAGGGCATAATGAGTACTATGGCGCATTGGGCGTGGCCTCAACCAGTAGGATTGGCAGTAATCCGGCTATGATTGATCTGTTGCTAAACCTGCGCCGTTTGCGATTAGTGCAGCTGATAGACAATGCCATCTATGGCTTCAAAAACAGCGGCAGGAAGTCAACCGATGCCCGCGAGAACCTGATGAAACGAATGGCAGCCAAACAAGCCATCCCCTTAAACAGTGATGATTATAAAGCAGGCATTACCCAGTTTGAAAACAACATGTCGGCCTTGTGCCGACTGTTTGCCAAGAACAAGGTGCCGTTGTTTCTAAGTACACTGGTAAGTAACGAAAAAGACCTGTATCCTTTAACCAGCGCTGACAATGGTCCACTTTCTGCAGACAAAGCTTTTGAAGCCGGTAACAAAGCCTACAGTAACGGGCAATTTGATAAAGCCAAAGCAGATTACCAACAAGCTAAAGAAGATGACGAATTGCGTTTCCGTGCGCCCGAGGCAATGAACGGCATTATTCGTAAACTGGCAAACAGCTATCCCAACGTACATTTGGTGGATGTGCGCTCGACCTTTGAGCAGGCATCGCCACATGGAATATTGGGTAATGAAACCCTGCTGGAGCATGTGCATCCCAACCTGTATGGGTACGCGCTAATGGCCGATGCTTATTATCAATCACTCAAGCAAAATCACATTATCCAACCCGATGCCGGGCACGAAATGACCTTCGCGCAGCTAGGGCAACAAATGCCCGTAACTCGCGTAGACTCGCTGTTTGGCGCCTACCAGGTAATGATGCTGAAGGCCGGCTGGCCATTCAATCAGCCTATCCCGGCTAATTTTAAGCGGGGAAATTCTGTAGAAGAACAGCTGGCAGGAGCGCTATCTGTGGGGAACGTAACCTGGGGCCAGGCCAATGACGCACTTTTCAGAAACAGCATGGCTAAAGGCGATAAGAGAACAGCGCTCAGAGCTACCGAAGCCGCGTTGCTGGAAACTCCAGATAATAGTCAGTATTATATCTATGCCGCACGCCTCAACTTTGATCTGGGCAACTATGCCGAGTCTGAATTTTACTTTACCAGGCTTTACCAATTAGATGCCTCATTTCAGAATGCGCAGAACCTTTTTCTGTTTGATATTAAATCAGATCAACCTGAAAAAGCTTTAGGGCTACTGGATACTTTGATCAGTAAAAATACCTCGCAACGCAACTTTGAACCCTACAGGGCAATGTTGGCCGGTATAGTGACTAACAAAAACAAAGCTACCAATGCTGGCAACCGCCTGGCCATTGCCTCTGCTTATGAGCAATTAGGCGAGCCAGAATTAGCCAGTAAATACCGCAAATAA
- a CDS encoding RagB/SusD family nutrient uptake outer membrane protein produces MKKRYLFFAAVTAGLMAIYSCTKLNDKDYATIVSSQFSPTSKDVAALVGVPYTNWRTLELGRSANAIWRTNEISADETVIPARPNGWVDGGIYRRMHEHKWTADEDNSFQIWTNAFSGITNCNRLLYQLDNNLIPVTTGKDQLEAELKVLRASFYYALCDFFGNVPIITKFDVPAGYLPTQSTRAQVYAFIISELTTNIPLLSKLNDGTTYGRFNQWAANALLAKMYLNAGVYTGTPDWANCIKACDQVINSGLYSLESVQSNVFATNNSGSKEIVFAIPFDNIYTADGATAWTLHMETLEPENQATYNFQNSPWGGICAIPQFINTFDPDDNRLKANWIQGQQYTASGSVLMGTMDKFNGKPLSYVNEVPGVDSTQEVHGFRLGKYQIQNAELVGMSNDFPLFRYADILMMKAEASLRSGDAATAASLVTQVRQRDFTTNPSKATVTAAQLQANTSYDYGLRNHLSTTHESVSDIQYGRMLDELGWEFAQEGRRRQDLIRFGVFTSKSWLSHSPNGAYRTLLPIPTSAMHTNSNLKQNTGY; encoded by the coding sequence ATGAAAAAGAGATATTTATTTTTTGCCGCAGTAACTGCAGGCCTGATGGCCATCTACTCGTGCACAAAATTGAACGATAAAGATTATGCCACCATTGTATCAAGCCAGTTTAGTCCTACGTCTAAAGACGTAGCCGCCCTGGTGGGTGTTCCTTACACCAACTGGCGTACGCTTGAGCTGGGCCGTAGTGCCAATGCTATCTGGCGTACCAATGAGATCTCGGCAGATGAAACCGTGATCCCGGCGCGCCCTAATGGCTGGGTAGACGGGGGCATTTACCGCCGTATGCACGAGCACAAATGGACGGCTGATGAGGATAACAGCTTCCAGATCTGGACCAACGCTTTTTCTGGTATAACCAACTGTAACCGTTTGCTTTATCAGTTGGATAATAACCTGATCCCGGTAACCACCGGTAAAGACCAACTGGAGGCCGAACTAAAGGTGCTGCGCGCATCATTTTACTATGCGCTGTGCGACTTTTTTGGCAACGTGCCCATTATCACCAAGTTTGATGTGCCTGCCGGTTACTTGCCAACTCAAAGCACCCGTGCACAGGTATATGCTTTTATTATCTCTGAGTTAACTACCAATATTCCACTGCTTAGCAAGTTAAATGATGGCACTACTTATGGTCGCTTTAACCAGTGGGCTGCCAATGCTTTACTGGCTAAAATGTACCTGAACGCAGGCGTCTATACCGGCACGCCAGACTGGGCCAACTGTATCAAAGCGTGCGATCAGGTAATCAACTCTGGTCTTTACAGCCTGGAATCTGTGCAGTCAAATGTTTTTGCTACCAATAATTCAGGCTCAAAGGAGATTGTTTTCGCTATTCCGTTCGATAATATTTATACCGCCGATGGCGCCACGGCCTGGACACTGCACATGGAAACCCTGGAGCCCGAAAATCAAGCGACCTATAACTTTCAGAACTCGCCATGGGGCGGTATCTGCGCCATTCCGCAGTTTATCAATACGTTTGATCCGGATGATAATCGTTTGAAGGCAAACTGGATCCAGGGCCAGCAATACACCGCATCCGGATCTGTGCTGATGGGTACAATGGATAAGTTTAACGGCAAACCACTTAGCTATGTTAACGAAGTGCCGGGGGTGGACTCTACGCAGGAGGTACATGGTTTCCGTCTGGGTAAATACCAGATCCAGAATGCAGAGCTGGTGGGTATGAGTAATGATTTCCCGCTGTTCCGCTATGCTGATATTTTGATGATGAAGGCCGAAGCGTCATTGCGTTCTGGCGACGCGGCAACCGCGGCCAGTTTGGTAACCCAGGTGCGCCAGCGTGATTTTACTACTAATCCATCTAAAGCCACAGTTACTGCCGCACAATTACAGGCCAATACTTCTTATGATTATGGTTTGCGCAATCACCTGTCAACCACTCATGAGAGCGTAAGCGATATACAATACGGCCGCATGTTGGATGAGTTAGGTTGGGAGTTTGCGCAAGAAGGCCGCCGCCGTCAGGATCTGATTCGTTTTGGTGTATTTACATCAAAATCATGGTTGTCGCACTCGCCCAATGGAGCTTACCGCACGTTGCTGCCTATCCCAACAAGTGCCATGCACACCAACTCTAATCTGAAACAAAACACAGGCTACTAA
- a CDS encoding carbamoyltransferase yields the protein MYILGISGFYHDSAACIIKDGELMAAAQEERFTRIKNDAAFPVNAIRFCFDFCGITLSQVQHIVFYEKPFLKFERLVETFFAFAPRGIVAYLKAVPVWVKEKLFLKRMVIKALKNLEPGWKSAADTMLFTSHHQSHAASAFFPSPFQEALVLTMDGVGEWTTTSVAIGSGNELKMQREIRFPHSIGLLYSAFTYYLGFKVNCDEYKVMGLAPYGKPVYKKLVYDKLVDVKADGSFRLNMDYFTFATGLTMTGRRFDQLLGQQRRQPNEELTQFHMDVAASIQQVTEEMVLQLAINLHKDYPFENLCLAGGVALNCVANGRLLREGPFKNIWVQPAAGDAGGAIGAAYCAWYEYLGQPRLVNNQTDQMKGTLLGPEFAMDEIKAALLEAKLNYDELSDDDFYPRVASLIAGGQVIGWFNGRMEFGPRALGSRSILADPRRSDMQSVLNRKIKFRESFRPFAPAVLSDFQQQYFDLDTSSPYMLFTTLVAEAQRVEIDEGLHPTGIDLLKQVRSTIPAVTHVDYSARVQTVSREIADFYRVIDAFYRLTACPLVINTSFNVMDEPIVCTPHDAIRCFQKSGMDVLVFKNMIVYKAERKVDQLTEPNYENQTYEI from the coding sequence ATGTACATTCTGGGTATCTCAGGTTTTTATCATGATAGTGCGGCCTGCATTATTAAAGATGGCGAGCTGATGGCCGCTGCCCAGGAAGAACGTTTTACCCGGATAAAGAACGATGCCGCTTTCCCTGTTAATGCTATCAGGTTTTGCTTCGATTTCTGTGGAATTACCCTATCGCAGGTGCAGCACATCGTCTTTTATGAAAAGCCGTTTCTGAAGTTTGAACGACTGGTGGAAACCTTTTTTGCCTTTGCCCCGCGCGGTATTGTGGCTTACCTTAAGGCGGTACCTGTTTGGGTTAAAGAAAAGCTCTTTCTGAAACGGATGGTGATCAAAGCATTGAAGAATCTGGAGCCTGGCTGGAAATCCGCTGCAGATACCATGCTTTTTACCAGTCATCATCAATCACACGCGGCATCAGCATTTTTTCCATCACCATTTCAGGAAGCCTTGGTTCTAACCATGGATGGTGTGGGCGAGTGGACTACCACATCGGTAGCCATTGGTAGCGGCAATGAATTGAAAATGCAGCGCGAAATCAGGTTTCCGCATTCCATCGGTTTGTTGTATTCTGCTTTTACATATTATCTTGGTTTTAAGGTAAACTGCGATGAATATAAGGTGATGGGGCTGGCGCCTTACGGTAAACCCGTTTATAAAAAGCTGGTCTATGATAAGTTGGTAGATGTTAAGGCAGATGGTTCTTTCAGGTTGAATATGGATTATTTTACCTTCGCCACGGGGCTAACCATGACGGGTCGCCGTTTTGATCAACTACTGGGGCAGCAGCGTCGGCAGCCAAATGAAGAGCTAACGCAGTTCCACATGGATGTGGCCGCTTCAATACAACAGGTAACTGAGGAGATGGTGCTGCAATTGGCCATTAATCTGCATAAAGATTATCCGTTTGAAAACCTTTGTCTGGCCGGTGGAGTGGCCCTCAATTGCGTGGCTAACGGCCGTTTGTTAAGGGAAGGCCCGTTTAAAAATATATGGGTACAACCCGCAGCCGGCGACGCTGGTGGCGCCATAGGTGCAGCATATTGCGCCTGGTATGAGTATCTGGGGCAACCCAGACTTGTCAATAATCAGACCGACCAGATGAAAGGCACCCTGTTGGGGCCTGAGTTTGCTATGGATGAGATTAAGGCTGCGTTGCTTGAAGCCAAGCTGAATTATGATGAACTTAGCGATGACGACTTTTACCCTCGTGTAGCCAGTTTGATAGCAGGCGGACAGGTGATAGGATGGTTTAACGGGCGAATGGAGTTTGGTCCGCGTGCTTTGGGAAGCAGAAGTATATTGGCTGATCCGCGCAGGAGCGATATGCAATCGGTATTGAATCGCAAGATAAAATTCAGAGAATCATTCAGGCCATTTGCACCGGCTGTTCTGAGCGATTTTCAGCAGCAATATTTTGATCTGGATACATCGAGTCCGTATATGTTATTTACCACGCTGGTTGCCGAAGCACAACGTGTTGAAATTGATGAAGGCTTACACCCAACGGGTATCGACCTGTTAAAGCAAGTGCGCAGCACTATTCCTGCCGTTACGCATGTTGATTACTCTGCAAGGGTGCAAACGGTTAGTCGTGAAATTGCTGATTTTTACCGGGTGATTGATGCTTTTTATCGTTTAACTGCTTGTCCATTAGTGATCAATACTTCATTTAATGTAATGGACGAGCCCATTGTTTGTACGCCGCATGATGCCATTCGCTGCTTCCAAAAGAGCGGAATGGATGTGCTGGTATTTAAAAATATGATTGTTTACAAGGCTGAGCGCAAAGTCGATCAGCTCACAGAACCAAATTATGAGAATCAAACCTATGAAATATAA
- a CDS encoding DUF5989 family protein: MSILTEFLMFLRERKRYWLWPFVLVVLMLSLFLFLAQGTALSTFIYSLF; the protein is encoded by the coding sequence ATGAGCATACTAACCGAGTTTTTGATGTTTTTGCGGGAGCGTAAACGCTACTGGCTTTGGCCGTTTGTTTTGGTAGTGTTGATGCTCAGTCTATTTTTGTTTTTGGCGCAGGGTACGGCGCTCTCTACCTTCATCTATTCGTTGTTTTAG
- a CDS encoding glycoside hydrolase family 127 protein, with amino-acid sequence MKYNSKIALCFAISAFVASTVRAQTPQQQLFKLNQVKLLPSPFLSAEQTDMNYMSKLDPDRLLAPFLREAGLKPKAESYGNWENTGLDGHTAGHYLTAIAQVYAATGDVKWKQRLDYMVSELKRCQDNRTDGYVGGIPGGPEMWAQLKKGDFSLFRRRWVPWYNLHKLYAGLRDAYLIGGNEQAKVVLIKLTDWADQEVAGLSEQQMQKMLDTEHGGMNEVCADVAAITGDKKYLALAKKFTHQAILQPLERDEDKLNGLHANTQIPKVIGFERIAELDHDQQYDNAAQFFWQTVVNNRSISIGGNSVREHFNPANNFSTMIESEQGPETCNSYNMLKLTKLLFTVHPKASYIDYYERTLYNHILSSERPGADGGFVYFTPIRPRHYRVYSQPDEGFWCCVGTGMENHGKYGELIYSHQGSNLYVNLFIASVLNWKEQGITLTQKNNFPFEEKTELQIKLSRPQTFKLNIRKPEWVKDGQFVVTVNSKPVKTQADGSGYVAISRAWNNNDKINVALPMKDRLDYLPDHSAWVSILHGPIVLAAPTDTSKLTGLMADGSRFGHIASGPLEGLGTAPMLVDNGKNLSAMLKSAGGPLTYHLNGMIWQTQFQNLTLKPFFELHDARYMLYWPIAKPGQEAQRQKELVQADARVLSMSQRTVDQVTPGEQQPEADHFMEMANAQTGVLVDRHWRSTTGFFSYKMRITGATKNLEVTGRGDQKGEFDILIDGVKVGHAAFDGGEGDRFITRSFSIPDGLKTKSSIILKIVATSADGTGPVYDIRLLL; translated from the coding sequence ATGAAATATAATTCCAAAATAGCTTTATGCTTTGCCATTAGTGCTTTTGTTGCATCCACGGTACGTGCCCAAACGCCGCAACAGCAGTTGTTTAAACTTAATCAAGTAAAGCTGTTGCCCAGTCCGTTTCTGTCTGCCGAGCAGACGGACATGAACTACATGAGCAAGCTCGATCCCGATAGGCTGTTGGCGCCCTTTCTGCGTGAAGCTGGCCTGAAACCTAAGGCTGAGAGCTATGGCAATTGGGAAAACACCGGTCTTGATGGCCACACCGCTGGCCATTATCTTACTGCAATAGCCCAGGTTTATGCCGCCACCGGCGATGTGAAATGGAAGCAGCGCCTGGACTATATGGTAAGCGAACTGAAGCGCTGCCAGGATAACCGCACTGACGGCTATGTAGGAGGCATCCCTGGCGGACCGGAAATGTGGGCGCAATTAAAGAAAGGTGATTTCTCGCTTTTTAGGCGCAGGTGGGTGCCCTGGTATAACCTGCACAAACTTTATGCAGGTTTGCGTGATGCCTATCTGATTGGCGGTAACGAGCAGGCTAAAGTGGTACTGATCAAACTAACCGATTGGGCCGACCAGGAGGTTGCCGGCTTGAGCGAACAGCAAATGCAAAAGATGCTTGATACCGAGCATGGTGGTATGAACGAGGTTTGTGCCGATGTTGCCGCTATAACCGGCGATAAGAAATATCTCGCCCTGGCCAAAAAGTTTACCCACCAGGCTATTTTGCAGCCGCTGGAACGAGATGAGGATAAGCTGAACGGTTTGCACGCTAACACTCAGATACCCAAGGTGATTGGTTTTGAACGCATAGCCGAGCTGGATCACGATCAACAGTATGATAATGCGGCACAGTTTTTCTGGCAAACGGTGGTAAATAATCGCAGCATATCTATTGGCGGCAACAGCGTGCGCGAGCATTTTAATCCGGCTAATAACTTCTCTACCATGATTGAGTCTGAACAGGGGCCCGAAACCTGTAACAGCTACAACATGCTGAAGTTGACCAAATTGCTGTTTACTGTGCACCCTAAGGCCAGTTATATAGATTATTATGAACGTACGCTGTATAATCATATCCTATCATCAGAGAGGCCGGGTGCCGATGGTGGTTTTGTATACTTTACGCCCATCCGCCCGCGGCATTACCGTGTGTATTCGCAACCAGACGAAGGCTTTTGGTGCTGCGTAGGTACAGGCATGGAAAACCATGGCAAATACGGCGAGTTGATCTATTCGCACCAGGGCAGCAATCTTTATGTAAATCTGTTCATCGCTTCTGTACTTAACTGGAAGGAACAGGGTATCACCCTAACCCAAAAAAACAATTTTCCGTTTGAAGAAAAGACTGAATTGCAGATCAAACTTAGCCGTCCGCAAACCTTCAAACTTAACATCAGAAAGCCTGAGTGGGTTAAAGATGGCCAGTTTGTGGTTACAGTAAACAGTAAGCCTGTAAAAACTCAGGCAGATGGTAGTGGCTACGTAGCTATCAGCCGCGCTTGGAATAACAATGACAAAATAAATGTTGCACTGCCTATGAAAGACCGCTTGGACTATCTGCCAGATCACTCGGCCTGGGTATCAATTTTGCATGGTCCAATTGTACTGGCAGCACCTACCGATACCTCAAAACTTACCGGACTGATGGCTGATGGCAGTCGTTTTGGCCACATCGCTTCGGGGCCGCTGGAAGGTTTGGGTACGGCGCCAATGCTGGTAGATAATGGTAAAAATCTGTCGGCCATGCTAAAATCGGCAGGCGGGCCGCTTACTTATCATTTAAACGGAATGATCTGGCAAACTCAGTTCCAAAATCTCACCCTTAAGCCGTTTTTTGAACTGCACGATGCCCGCTATATGCTTTATTGGCCCATTGCCAAACCCGGTCAGGAAGCCCAGCGCCAAAAAGAATTGGTACAGGCGGATGCCCGTGTGCTGTCTATGTCGCAGCGCACGGTTGATCAGGTAACACCCGGCGAACAGCAGCCCGAAGCAGATCATTTTATGGAAATGGCAAATGCTCAAACCGGTGTGCTGGTAGACCGCCACTGGCGTAGCACTACAGGTTTTTTTAGCTACAAAATGCGGATAACCGGCGCTACCAAAAACCTGGAAGTTACCGGTCGCGGCGATCAGAAAGGGGAGTTTGATATTTTGATTGACGGTGTGAAAGTTGGCCACGCGGCATTTGACGGAGGCGAAGGAGATCGTTTCATTACCCGGAGTTTTAGTATCCCCGATGGTTTAAAAACAAAGAGCAGCATAATCTTAAAAATAGTTGCTACAAGCGCCGATGGGACAGGCCCCGTGTACGATATCAGGCTTCTTTTATAA
- a CDS encoding SxtJ family membrane protein yields MNTATKENRKFGLIVGGAFMALAAYRFYKMGHINPLLAGIGITLITAGLIVPQWLTRPRRGWEKLGEVLGYINTLVLLTLVYVFVVTPLALINRLLGNDPLKLKSSPQTDTYWEPNNNDGDKTQMNRQF; encoded by the coding sequence ATGAACACAGCAACAAAAGAAAACAGAAAATTCGGACTGATAGTTGGCGGTGCTTTCATGGCGCTGGCCGCTTACCGGTTTTATAAAATGGGGCATATTAATCCGTTATTGGCCGGCATCGGTATAACATTAATTACTGCCGGTTTAATAGTGCCTCAATGGCTTACCAGGCCTCGCCGTGGCTGGGAGAAATTGGGGGAGGTGCTGGGGTATATCAATACTTTAGTGTTGCTCACCTTGGTGTATGTATTTGTAGTGACACCTTTGGCATTGATTAACCGGTTGCTGGGGAATGATCCGCTAAAATTGAAATCAAGTCCTCAGACAGATACGTACTGGGAGCCTAATAATAACGACGGCGATAAAACGCAAATGAACCGACAATTTTAA